In the genome of Desulfuromonas sp. DDH964, one region contains:
- a CDS encoding helix-turn-helix domain-containing protein produces the protein MNIFYKFSNSPETPHKIEIPFKIQIPKELTEEPITLGDHLRRRRFELRLYQKDVAKQIGVTTSTIWNWENGWSSITLCCMPKVIEFIGYNPIPCPEDPMGRLAWYRQVKGLSLEQLGAEMDRDPEQLADWLAGRHTPCRRNREEVEQFMKIRLHAFSGLPHDARQRPPFPI, from the coding sequence TTGAACATCTTTTACAAGTTTTCCAATTCACCTGAAACCCCGCACAAAATCGAAATTCCCTTTAAAATACAAATACCTAAGGAGCTTACTGAAGAACCGATCACCCTCGGCGATCACCTACGTCGTCGCCGATTTGAGCTTAGATTGTATCAAAAAGATGTCGCGAAACAGATTGGAGTGACAACCTCTACCATCTGGAATTGGGAAAATGGCTGGTCATCAATCACCTTGTGTTGCATGCCGAAAGTAATCGAATTCATCGGCTACAACCCGATCCCCTGCCCTGAAGACCCGATGGGGAGACTGGCCTGGTACAGGCAAGTCAAGGGGCTGTCTTTGGAACAGCTTGGCGCTGAAATGGACCGTGATCCAGAGCAGTTGGCCGACTGGTTGGCAGGTCGCCACACACCGTGTCGGCGTAACCGGGAGGAGGTTGAGCAGTTCATGAAAATCCGGCTCCATGCTTTCAGCGGCCTGCCGCACGATGCCAGGCAGAGGCCACCATTCCCCATATGA
- a CDS encoding efflux RND transporter periplasmic adaptor subunit — translation MKSITQPKAWGFAALALLTALILLPGCNGQDASETHKESAAKKSAQATAAGEKDHSGKEDKHADHDEDEGEANNHGGAEGHDEHGGEEVVRLSPEELKEFGIEVATAGPGRLDQYAELPGEIVLNADRLAHVVPRVPGIVREVRRTVGDAVNTGELLAVIESRELADAKAAFLAAAEREKLALANFDREERLWRKKISSEQEYLDARRALAEARIARNSAEQQLHALGFSEDYLKSLPEHPDATYTRFEIRAPFAGTITEKHLALGENAKSDAEVFTIADLSSVWVDINVYQKDLTLIRQGQTVVIEIGHGIPQVSGKIAWVGPLVGEATRTAKARVVLANPEGTLRPGLFVTARVAVGNTAAGIVVPKSALQTFEERNVVFVQDEDGFEPRPVELGQKNANQVEILSGLEAGQTYVSQGAFTLKAQLSKGAFGDGHNH, via the coding sequence ATGAAATCGATCACCCAACCCAAGGCATGGGGATTTGCCGCACTGGCTCTGCTCACCGCCCTGATTCTTCTTCCCGGCTGCAACGGGCAAGACGCCTCTGAAACCCACAAGGAAAGCGCGGCTAAGAAGTCGGCGCAGGCAACCGCTGCGGGCGAGAAGGACCACTCGGGCAAAGAGGACAAGCACGCAGACCACGACGAAGACGAGGGGGAAGCAAATAACCACGGCGGCGCGGAAGGGCACGATGAGCATGGCGGGGAAGAAGTGGTGCGCCTTTCGCCGGAGGAATTGAAGGAGTTCGGTATCGAGGTCGCAACGGCCGGACCCGGCCGACTCGATCAGTATGCCGAACTGCCCGGCGAAATTGTCCTTAATGCCGACCGGCTGGCCCACGTCGTTCCTCGGGTTCCCGGCATCGTGCGCGAGGTGCGCCGGACCGTCGGCGACGCTGTCAACACCGGCGAGCTTCTGGCCGTCATCGAGAGCCGCGAACTGGCCGATGCCAAGGCTGCCTTCCTGGCGGCAGCCGAACGTGAGAAGCTGGCACTGGCCAATTTCGACCGTGAGGAGCGCCTTTGGCGGAAAAAAATCTCCAGCGAGCAGGAGTACCTCGATGCCCGCCGGGCCCTCGCCGAGGCGCGCATTGCCAGGAACTCGGCGGAGCAGCAACTGCACGCCTTGGGCTTCTCCGAGGATTACCTGAAGAGCCTGCCCGAACATCCGGACGCCACTTACACCCGCTTCGAGATCCGTGCGCCCTTCGCCGGCACCATCACCGAAAAACACCTCGCCTTGGGGGAAAACGCCAAGTCCGACGCCGAGGTGTTCACCATCGCGGACCTTTCCTCGGTCTGGGTCGATATTAACGTCTATCAGAAGGATTTGACCCTGATTCGTCAGGGACAAACCGTGGTGATCGAGATCGGTCACGGCATCCCCCAGGTTTCCGGCAAGATCGCCTGGGTCGGTCCTCTGGTTGGCGAGGCGACCCGCACCGCCAAGGCCCGGGTGGTCCTTGCCAACCCCGAGGGGACCCTACGTCCGGGCCTGTTCGTGACCGCCCGGGTGGCGGTGGGGAACACCGCGGCCGGCATCGTCGTTCCGAAAAGCGCACTGCAGACGTTCGAGGAGCGTAACGTGGTCTTCGTTCAGGACGAAGATGGTTTTGAACCGCGCCCGGTGGAGCTGGGGCAGAAGAACGCCAACCAGGTGGAAATTCTCTCCGGGCTCGAGGCCGGACAGACCTACGTCAGCCAGGGGGCCTTCACTCTTAAGGCGCAACTCTCCAAAGGCGCCTTCGGCGACGGCCATAACCACTAG
- a CDS encoding TolC family protein has product MRLTTFVAGTGALWLVIACGNGFAANSGSLPEPRPLGRELPLAASETPIPEPTAATVTDELTLRQALSLALLHNPDLAAFSWEVRVKEAEALQAGLLPNPELGIEMENFAGGDEFSGTDAAETTVTLSQLVELGGKRGKRRAAAALEANLAGWDFETRRLDVLTATAKSFIAVLAAQERLVQADELSALADRFYRTVSERVEAGKVSPVEQARAQVPLSAARVAQDRARVALEAARKELTALWGNEAPTFERAVGTLESIAPVPSQEQMVSLLEQSPDVARWKTEEQQRNARLALERANGIPDLTLFAGNRNLQASNDNAFVAGISIPLPLFDRNQGGIAAARAARSKAREERRSAYSQAVASLAAGYRDLSAAFVEARTLREEILPAAGQSFDAAEFGYREGKFGFLEVLDAQRTLFEVRGQYLDALTAYHQARAEVERLIGAPLEADIVNNGQEK; this is encoded by the coding sequence ATGCGTTTGACCACTTTTGTGGCCGGAACGGGCGCTCTCTGGCTGGTGATTGCCTGTGGCAACGGGTTTGCCGCGAATTCCGGCTCTCTGCCGGAACCGCGCCCCCTTGGCCGAGAACTGCCCCTCGCCGCATCCGAAACCCCGATTCCCGAACCGACCGCTGCAACCGTCACCGATGAGCTGACCCTGCGCCAGGCTCTCTCCCTGGCCCTGCTGCACAACCCGGACCTGGCCGCCTTCTCCTGGGAGGTGCGGGTCAAGGAAGCCGAGGCCCTGCAGGCCGGCCTCCTGCCCAATCCCGAACTGGGCATCGAGATGGAAAACTTCGCCGGAGGCGACGAGTTCTCCGGAACCGATGCGGCCGAAACCACTGTCACTCTGAGCCAGCTCGTCGAACTGGGGGGCAAGCGCGGCAAACGCCGGGCGGCCGCTGCCCTGGAGGCGAACCTGGCCGGATGGGACTTCGAAACCCGGAGGCTCGATGTCCTGACCGCCACGGCCAAGTCTTTCATCGCCGTCCTGGCGGCGCAGGAACGCCTCGTTCAGGCCGACGAACTCTCCGCCCTGGCCGATCGCTTTTACCGCACGGTCAGCGAACGGGTCGAAGCGGGCAAGGTCTCTCCGGTGGAGCAGGCCCGGGCACAAGTCCCCCTTTCCGCCGCTCGCGTCGCCCAGGACCGGGCCCGCGTAGCGCTGGAAGCGGCGCGCAAGGAGCTGACCGCTCTGTGGGGGAATGAGGCTCCCACGTTCGAGCGCGCCGTCGGCACCCTGGAGAGCATCGCGCCCGTCCCCTCCCAGGAGCAGATGGTTTCACTCCTCGAACAGAGCCCCGACGTCGCCCGTTGGAAAACCGAAGAACAACAGCGCAACGCCCGGCTAGCCCTGGAGCGCGCCAACGGCATCCCCGACCTGACCCTGTTCGCCGGGAATCGCAATCTTCAGGCGAGCAATGACAATGCCTTCGTCGCCGGCATTTCCATCCCCCTGCCCCTGTTCGATCGGAATCAGGGGGGGATCGCCGCGGCTCGAGCCGCCCGCAGCAAGGCTCGCGAAGAACGCCGGTCCGCCTACAGCCAGGCCGTCGCCTCTCTGGCTGCCGGTTACCGGGACCTGAGCGCCGCCTTCGTTGAGGCCAGAACTCTTCGGGAAGAGATCCTGCCGGCGGCCGGACAGTCATTCGATGCCGCCGAATTCGGCTACCGCGAAGGGAAGTTCGGGTTCCTCGAAGTTCTCGACGCGCAGCGCACCCTTTTTGAAGTCAGGGGCCAATACCTCGATGCTCTCACCGCCTACCATCAGGCTAGGGCCGAGGTGGAGCGCCTCATTGGAGCTCCGCTCGAAGCAGACATCGTCAATAATGGACAGGAGAAATAA
- a CDS encoding c-type cytochrome, protein MKSQPKGHLLFASLGLSKYLTKVAPVFRGEERPDPVFSNERLSGLDPGALPEGETPGAQSFADVCSRCHALPDPNAHSPREWQAVVERMAMNMENVGFGPLAPEQRTAILDYLKGQSRK, encoded by the coding sequence GTGAAAAGTCAGCCCAAAGGTCATTTGCTCTTTGCCTCCTTGGGATTGTCAAAATATTTGACAAAGGTCGCCCCTGTCTTCCGAGGAGAAGAACGACCTGATCCGGTATTTTCAAACGAACGCCTTTCAGGCCTGGACCCGGGCGCCCTGCCCGAGGGTGAGACACCGGGCGCGCAATCCTTCGCCGACGTTTGCTCGCGCTGCCATGCCCTGCCAGATCCGAATGCCCATAGTCCCCGGGAATGGCAGGCGGTGGTCGAACGCATGGCCATGAACATGGAAAACGTGGGCTTCGGGCCTCTGGCGCCAGAACAGAGAACTGCGATCCTGGACTATCTCAAGGGACAATCGCGCAAGTAG
- a CDS encoding ATP-binding protein — translation MNWKTCKRCSNPCPCGFLGDPQHPCNCTPLVVQRYRRRLSGPLLDRIDLHVEVPRVPHKDLADPVDSESSCAIRARIEAARSIQRQRLAPFGLHANAGMAARHIRRFCLLDDAGRKLLELVTERMGLSARSYTRILKVARTIADLAGSDTIQQPHLAEAIQYRGLDRKVG, via the coding sequence GTGAATTGGAAAACTTGTAAAAGATGTTCAAACCCCTGCCCCTGCGGCTTTCTCGGCGACCCCCAGCACCCCTGCAACTGCACGCCGCTGGTGGTGCAGCGCTATCGGCGCCGCCTCTCCGGCCCGCTCCTCGACCGCATCGACCTCCATGTCGAGGTGCCGCGCGTCCCCCACAAGGACCTCGCCGACCCCGTCGACAGCGAAAGCAGCTGCGCCATTCGCGCCCGCATCGAGGCCGCCCGGTCGATCCAGCGCCAACGCCTCGCCCCCTTCGGCCTGCACGCCAACGCCGGCATGGCCGCCCGCCACATCCGCAGGTTCTGCCTCCTCGACGACGCCGGCCGGAAACTCCTCGAACTGGTCACCGAGCGGATGGGGCTCTCGGCGCGCAGCTACACCCGCATCCTCAAGGTGGCACGCACCATCGCCGACCTCGCCGGCAGCGACACTATTCAGCAGCCCCACCTCGCCGAGGCGATTCAGTACCGGGGCCTGGACCGCAAGGTGGGGTAA
- a CDS encoding SHOCT domain-containing protein — MMRYWNQNWLCGPGSFFHGPLGMVINLAFWLLIFVLAVWLFQTIIRKKNTTEGTLGPQEVLKHRYAAGEINREEFERMKKELQG, encoded by the coding sequence ATGATGAGATACTGGAATCAAAACTGGCTGTGCGGGCCCGGAAGCTTTTTTCATGGCCCCTTGGGAATGGTCATCAACCTGGCCTTCTGGCTGTTGATTTTCGTTTTGGCCGTATGGCTATTTCAAACCATTATCCGCAAAAAGAACACGACTGAGGGCACTCTCGGACCGCAGGAGGTTCTTAAACATCGCTATGCGGCCGGAGAGATCAATCGCGAAGAATTCGAGCGCATGAAGAAAGAACTGCAAGGATGA
- a CDS encoding sensor histidine kinase translates to MARSLAAVLRFYHPGAPAVDLDRLLADIAPRNWSTPPMLRFYARDGAPIGIACAQCNPLPLPHQRIDLSTLDEEGREEFLEGGREQYFSIIVPVRGAGDSPQGALEVVLPLRQVNQALAGTTRRFLFFTVALTVGLGAVIFFIARWSISQPLRQLIGAARRLGSGDLALRIEPSGVVDLDQMGEELNRMASSLEEQHRIREEFYRQKLELERGLRHAEKLASLGQLTSGLAHEIGTPLNVISGRAEQLLSRMVQDDPGRKGLESIIRQSEQIAELIERLLAFSRKDVRCWDEVDLSGLVQEALNLCRMRFSKNDFAVALELDLALAKMTGDSNALRQLFVNLMLNAIQAMGGQGLIRVTSVMAEENLQIVFEDSGPGIPAELREKVFEPFFTSKDVGEGTGLGLYIAANVVEDHGGNILIEDRPGGGARFVMNFPSRGKEMSQ, encoded by the coding sequence ATGGCTCGCTCACTGGCTGCGGTGCTGCGTTTCTACCATCCTGGCGCCCCTGCAGTCGATCTTGACAGGCTCCTTGCCGACATCGCCCCGCGCAACTGGTCGACCCCGCCCATGCTGCGTTTCTACGCCCGAGACGGTGCCCCGATCGGCATCGCCTGCGCCCAGTGCAACCCGTTGCCCTTGCCGCATCAACGGATTGACCTGTCTACCCTCGATGAAGAGGGCCGCGAGGAATTCCTCGAAGGCGGTCGGGAGCAGTACTTTTCCATCATCGTCCCGGTCAGGGGCGCCGGTGATTCTCCACAGGGGGCACTGGAGGTGGTCCTGCCCTTGCGGCAAGTCAACCAGGCTCTGGCCGGCACCACCCGTCGTTTCCTCTTTTTCACGGTGGCGCTCACGGTCGGGCTCGGTGCGGTGATCTTTTTCATCGCCCGCTGGAGCATCAGCCAGCCGCTGCGCCAGCTGATCGGAGCCGCCCGCCGTCTCGGCAGCGGCGATCTCGCACTGCGGATCGAGCCGAGCGGGGTGGTCGATCTTGACCAGATGGGGGAGGAGTTGAACCGGATGGCATCCAGCCTTGAGGAACAGCACCGCATCCGAGAGGAGTTTTACCGGCAGAAGCTGGAACTGGAGCGTGGTCTGCGCCATGCCGAAAAGCTCGCTTCCCTGGGGCAGCTCACCTCTGGTCTGGCCCATGAGATCGGCACCCCCCTCAACGTCATAAGCGGCCGTGCCGAGCAGTTGCTCAGTCGGATGGTGCAGGACGATCCCGGCCGCAAGGGGCTGGAGTCGATCATCCGCCAGAGCGAGCAGATCGCCGAACTCATCGAACGCCTGCTCGCGTTCTCTCGCAAAGATGTCAGGTGCTGGGACGAGGTCGATCTGAGCGGATTGGTCCAGGAGGCCCTGAACCTCTGCCGGATGCGCTTCTCCAAAAACGATTTCGCCGTCGCTCTGGAGCTGGATCTGGCCTTGGCGAAGATGACCGGGGACAGTAACGCCCTGCGCCAGCTTTTTGTCAACCTGATGCTCAATGCCATTCAAGCCATGGGCGGCCAGGGACTGATCCGGGTGACTTCGGTCATGGCGGAGGAGAACCTGCAAATTGTCTTCGAGGACAGCGGGCCGGGAATTCCGGCAGAACTGCGCGAAAAGGTGTTCGAGCCCTTCTTCACCTCCAAGGATGTCGGGGAGGGGACCGGCCTCGGTCTATATATTGCGGCCAATGTCGTAGAGGACCACGGGGGAAATATTCTGATCGAAGATCGCCCCGGTGGGGGTGCCCGCTTCGTCATGAATTTTCCTTCCCGGGGTAAGGAGATGAGCCAATGA